A region from the Deltaproteobacteria bacterium genome encodes:
- a CDS encoding amidohydrolase: protein MARKYRYFSADSHFECLPETWTHRVPAKFRARAPRRIKLADGRDAIVDEGQPLEYRGTNLFAGKGPENFNPTHLDFEHSVGAGSPQQRLKEQDADGVDGELLFASEARNSKIKDRDAFLAIVQAFNDYFIEEYCAVDGDRLIGVAVMPDIGADDNVAELKRCKEKGFKAARLHTFPSGKSFPTPEDDKFYAAAIDLDMPITIHTSFPRRTDERDVYLMKYPKDPQGEDRPFDFLQRLARQGIYHCGAVEATQLIFTGVFDRFPKLQIFWAENNIGWIPYFYQQMDQTYKVNRHWAEKLLGLPQLKKLPSEYLREHAHWGVFDDPIGIQLRHMVGVDKVMWSTDFPHIVTRWPKSLELMEEQFAGVPENEKQAMAAGNAVKFFHLDAV from the coding sequence ATGGCGCGCAAGTACCGATATTTTTCCGCCGATAGTCATTTCGAGTGCCTGCCGGAAACTTGGACGCACCGGGTGCCGGCGAAGTTTCGCGCCCGCGCGCCGCGGCGGATCAAGCTCGCCGACGGGCGCGACGCCATCGTCGACGAAGGGCAGCCGCTGGAATATCGCGGCACCAATTTGTTCGCCGGCAAAGGGCCGGAAAATTTCAATCCCACCCATCTCGACTTCGAACATTCGGTCGGCGCCGGCTCACCGCAGCAGCGGTTGAAAGAGCAAGACGCCGACGGTGTCGACGGTGAATTACTTTTCGCCAGCGAAGCGCGCAACTCCAAGATCAAAGACCGCGACGCGTTTCTCGCCATCGTGCAAGCGTTCAACGACTATTTCATCGAAGAGTATTGCGCCGTCGATGGCGACCGCTTGATCGGCGTCGCCGTCATGCCGGACATCGGCGCCGACGACAACGTCGCCGAGTTGAAGCGCTGCAAAGAAAAAGGTTTTAAAGCGGCGCGTTTGCACACGTTCCCGAGCGGTAAAAGTTTTCCCACGCCGGAAGACGACAAGTTCTACGCCGCGGCCATCGATCTCGATATGCCGATCACGATCCACACGTCGTTTCCGCGCCGCACCGACGAGCGCGATGTCTATTTGATGAAGTATCCCAAAGATCCCCAGGGCGAAGACCGCCCCTTCGATTTTCTTCAGCGGCTCGCGCGCCAGGGGATTTATCACTGCGGCGCGGTGGAGGCGACGCAGTTGATTTTTACCGGCGTGTTCGACCGCTTTCCCAAGCTGCAAATTTTCTGGGCCGAGAACAACATCGGCTGGATTCCTTACTTCTATCAGCAGATGGACCAGACTTATAAGGTCAATCGTCATTGGGCCGAGAAACTCCTGGGCTTGCCGCAGCTGAAAAAATTACCGAGCGAATATCTCCGCGAGCACGCTCACTGGGGCGTCTTCGACGATCCCATCGGCATCCAGCTGCGCCATATGGTCGGCGTGGACAAGGTAATGTGGTCTACCGATTTTCCGCACATCGTGACGCGCTGGCCGAAATCGCTGGAGCTGATGGAAGAACAATTTGCCGGCGTGCCGGAAAATGAAAAACAGGCGATGGCGGCGGGCAACGCCGTGAAGTTTTTTCATCTCGACGCGGTCTAG